The genomic interval TGAAGACCCACTAACTATGGCCTTAATACAATTGGTTTTATTCAACTCTTCTAACAGCTCTTTTACTCCATCGATTAGAACTATATTTTCCATCTCTTTGAATATTTTTTTCTTTGAGTTTACGATTTTAGCTATCATGTTCTTATCGACAACTGTCTTGGGAGGGTTTCTTTCAAAGAGCTCTTTTAAAAATTCCTCGGCGGGCATACCCTCTAGCAAAAATATCCACTTTTTGTCCAATTCGTAATCAATTTCTAATTGAAGTGCTTGAGACATTGCTTCTGCGTGATATGGCATTGAGTCAAGCAATACTCCATCCATATCAAAGAATATTCCCCTCATCAGTTTTAAAAGAATAAAAAACTATTATCTTAATTTTCTTACCGCTTGGGTTGAATCGTCAGTCATTTGTAGTCATTTATCTCTACAAGGCTCACAAGTTCAAAATTTGATTGGAACTATGAGGATATTGTATAACATTTTCAAAGCACGCCCTTTATCTCAAAAATATCTTACTTCCATATCAATTACGAGAATGATAAATAAATTTACAATAGGTAGATTGATAGATTTGCTATTGTGATGATTTCTGTATTTGTCGCTATGCTTGTAATAGTTGTTCTTGTAGGTTATGACTATCCTGGGATTTTAACTGCCTATGAAGAGCCTATGGATTGGACTATGTTTAGGTCCGATGAATGCAAAATGAATATGAGTTATCCAATTAGCTTTAAAACTGAAGAAATCACAAATGAATTTGAAAATAACGCTGACTTTACAATACATTCTGATGAACCTTATGTTTTAGTCTCGGTTGATTGTCAGAATTTGGATATAAATATTACAAAAGACAACCGCACAAATGATATCAAACAATTGCAAGAAAAATTGATGGAGTACGATGACTTTATAGTAGAAGATATCAATCAAACTAAATGGAGGGTAGATGGCCAAAATGCTGTTTCATTTATTTTTGCAAGCGGCGAAGCTGCTCACACCGGCGCAGTAACAAGTAATGAAATAATCTATGTCTTTCATGATAACACACCTGTCATGATCAAATTTATTGCATTATTTACAGAATTTGATTCTTCCCAAATACAGGAATTAGAAAAGAGGATTATCAATTCCATCGAATTGTTATAATCAAATTATATAAGATTTATTTGACCTTCAAATTAATTATGTTCTCAAGAAAAATTATGTAATAAGGTATAGAAGAAGATAAAACAAATCGTAGGAATATTTTATATCTTCAAATAAATTAAAGCAGCAGTTCTCATGTCTAGTAATATCTCGTTGTACTAATTTTCTACCGCTAAACAAGATAATATGATTATGCTTGTCCATAAGCTTGTGATAAAGCATGTATGTCTATTTTTTTCATTTGGAGCATTGCTTTCATGACTTTTTGTGATTTGTTATTATCTTGGTCTTTTAGCATCTCAACCAAAATTGTGGGTACAACTTGCCAGGATACTCCATATTTGTCCTTTAGCCATCCACATTGCTGTGCATTTGGATCGCCTCCCTCTGATAATTTTTCCCAATAATAATTCACCTCTTCCTGAGTTTCACAGTATACTTGGAATGAAATGGCTTCATTGAAACTGAATACTGGCCCCCCATTAAGGGCAATAAATTTTTGTCCTTCGATACTAAAATCAACTGTCATTACTGTACCTTCTTCCATGTGATGAATTTCGAAACCTTCTTTTCCATACCTCACAATCCCATCAATGCTTGAATTTTTAAAAATAGAGACATAGAATTTTACTGCTTCTTCTGCTTGCCTGTCAAACCATAGGCAAGGGAACTAATTTTTGATTACTATTTTTTTTGTCTTCACCTGTGTTTACAATTGTTGCATTGTTCATTGGAAATATACAATATTTATTATATAAAAATCAACATGGGATCAAAAGTATAGTGTTGTTGTAAGCGAAAAAGACTGAGATAATTTGAAAAAAAGTTTTGATTAGTTGGGACTAAAGAACTTTTT from Candidatus Nitrosocosmicus hydrocola carries:
- a CDS encoding PsbP-related protein produces the protein MISVFVAMLVIVVLVGYDYPGILTAYEEPMDWTMFRSDECKMNMSYPISFKTEEITNEFENNADFTIHSDEPYVLVSVDCQNLDINITKDNRTNDIKQLQEKLMEYDDFIVEDINQTKWRVDGQNAVSFIFASGEAAHTGAVTSNEIIYVFHDNTPVMIKFIALFTEFDSSQIQELEKRIINSIELL